Proteins encoded together in one Gemmatimonadota bacterium DH-78 window:
- the dut gene encoding dUTP diphosphatase, whose protein sequence is MRSVDTIRFKRLDSNPDLPLPARATEQAAGYDVRSAEADFVLEPGDIRLVGTGLVLEMPPHLECQVRPRSGLAVRHGVTLPNTPGTIDPDYRGEVKVPLINLGREPVSIARGERVAQLVFARFETPTVELVEAVEATTRGGDGFGSTGRG, encoded by the coding sequence GTGCGCTCCGTCGACACGATTCGCTTCAAGCGACTCGATTCGAACCCGGATCTTCCGCTTCCGGCTCGGGCGACGGAGCAGGCGGCCGGCTACGACGTGCGATCGGCCGAGGCCGATTTCGTGTTGGAGCCCGGCGACATTCGCCTCGTGGGAACCGGCCTGGTGCTCGAGATGCCCCCGCATCTCGAGTGCCAGGTGCGGCCCCGGAGCGGCCTCGCGGTGCGGCACGGCGTGACGCTCCCCAACACCCCCGGCACCATCGATCCCGACTACCGGGGCGAGGTGAAGGTGCCGCTGATCAACCTCGGCCGCGAGCCGGTCTCGATCGCCCGCGGAGAGCGGGTGGCGCAGCTGGTCTTCGCCCGATTCGAGACGCCGACCGTGGAGCTCGTGGAGGCCGTGGAAGCGACGACTCGCGGCGGCGACGGCTTCGGATCGACCGGGCGGGGCTGA
- a CDS encoding rod shape-determining protein: MARWFSSGRLVPVNDIAVDLGTANTLVYVKGEGIVLNEPSVVAVEKSGRRITGIGLEAKRMLGRTPEGIEAVRPLKDGVIADVDVTEMMLRHFLKQVTAKRIFRIKPRVVVGVPSGITELERRAVRSSAMAAGAKAVYMVDEPMAAAIGVGLPVETPTGNMVIDIGGGTTEIAVIALSGIISNTSIRVGGDELDAAIVTFLRKNYNLLIGEPTAEAIKIQIGSAFDQGDEREMEVKGRDLVSGIPKTVTVHSHEIRECVQEPIQAIVEAVRRALEITPPELASDIVDRGIVMTGGGALIRGLDHLLTQETNLPIHVDEEPLTCVVRGAGLILDDLTKYRAVLTT; the protein is encoded by the coding sequence TTGGCCCGCTGGTTCAGTTCGGGGCGCCTGGTCCCCGTCAACGACATCGCCGTGGACCTGGGCACCGCCAATACACTCGTCTACGTGAAGGGCGAGGGGATCGTCCTCAACGAGCCCTCCGTCGTCGCGGTCGAGAAGTCCGGCCGACGCATCACCGGCATCGGGCTCGAAGCCAAGCGGATGCTCGGTCGGACCCCGGAGGGCATCGAGGCCGTGCGCCCCCTGAAGGACGGGGTGATCGCCGACGTCGACGTCACCGAGATGATGCTCCGGCACTTTCTCAAGCAGGTGACGGCCAAGCGCATCTTCCGCATCAAGCCGAGGGTGGTGGTCGGGGTGCCGTCGGGTATCACCGAGCTCGAGCGGCGCGCCGTGCGTTCGAGCGCGATGGCGGCCGGAGCGAAGGCGGTGTACATGGTCGACGAGCCGATGGCCGCTGCGATCGGGGTGGGACTCCCGGTCGAGACGCCCACCGGCAACATGGTGATCGACATCGGCGGCGGCACGACCGAGATCGCGGTCATCGCCCTTTCCGGCATCATTTCCAACACCTCGATTCGGGTGGGTGGCGACGAGCTCGACGCGGCCATCGTGACCTTTCTCCGCAAGAACTACAACCTGCTCATCGGAGAGCCCACAGCCGAGGCCATCAAGATCCAGATCGGATCGGCCTTCGACCAGGGTGACGAGCGGGAGATGGAGGTCAAGGGGCGCGATCTGGTGAGCGGCATTCCGAAGACGGTCACGGTGCACTCGCACGAGATCCGGGAGTGCGTTCAGGAGCCGATCCAGGCCATCGTCGAGGCCGTGCGGCGCGCGCTCGAGATCACGCCGCCGGAGCTGGCCTCCGACATCGTGGACCGCGGCATCGTCATGACCGGGGGCGGGGCGCTGATCCGGGGACTGGATCACCTCCTCACTCAGGAAACCAATCTCCCGATCCATGTGGACGAGGAGCCGCTCACCTGCGTGGTGAGAGGGGCGGGTCTGATTCTGGACGACCTGACCAAGTACCGGGCCGTCCTCACCACCTGA
- the mreC gene encoding rod shape-determining protein MreC — translation MPPYVPPGPLDADARRQGIIAVTFLVLAIALTALPPAGKQVVASALRASVLRPFLGLQELVVSASQRTLDVQQLQARLDSATARLAVRTTLEEENRRLRALLDLAARVETPWRSAQVLRPGTQGSESIFLLNVGSDDGIPPRAPVITREGLAGVVREVRDDHSIGMDWTHPDFSVSAMSRDGAVYGFVEVRRGLFREEDRLLLTSTPYHTRLESGDEIVTSGIGGVYPRGIPIGRVIELAEEQGGWITSYWVEPYVSPGDVVQVVVLLGSADSVADGAVPPPAFEQDSAVYRGADLSALWPEGETGTREERWNRERLRADSLAALRDEVARLQQTIDQLRGVDSVSTGPGGQP, via the coding sequence GTGCCCCCGTATGTGCCTCCCGGTCCGCTAGACGCCGACGCGCGTCGCCAGGGAATCATCGCCGTCACCTTCCTGGTGCTGGCCATCGCCCTCACGGCTCTCCCCCCGGCGGGGAAGCAGGTCGTGGCGTCCGCGCTGCGCGCCTCGGTCCTGCGGCCCTTTCTGGGGTTGCAGGAACTCGTGGTGTCGGCGAGCCAGCGCACCCTCGACGTGCAGCAGCTCCAGGCCCGGCTCGATTCCGCCACCGCCCGCCTCGCCGTGCGCACGACGCTCGAGGAGGAGAACCGGCGACTGCGCGCCCTTCTCGACCTCGCCGCCCGCGTCGAGACGCCGTGGAGGTCCGCGCAGGTGCTGCGTCCGGGCACCCAGGGGTCGGAGAGCATCTTCCTGCTCAACGTGGGGAGCGACGACGGCATTCCGCCCCGCGCCCCGGTGATCACCCGCGAGGGGCTGGCCGGGGTGGTGCGCGAGGTTCGCGACGACCACTCGATCGGCATGGATTGGACGCACCCCGACTTCTCGGTGAGCGCCATGAGTCGCGACGGGGCGGTGTACGGCTTCGTGGAGGTGCGCAGAGGGCTCTTCCGAGAGGAGGATCGCCTGCTGCTCACCTCCACTCCCTACCACACCCGCCTCGAATCGGGCGACGAGATCGTCACCTCGGGGATCGGCGGCGTCTACCCGCGCGGGATCCCGATCGGGCGGGTGATCGAGTTGGCAGAAGAGCAGGGGGGATGGATCACCTCGTACTGGGTGGAGCCCTACGTTTCTCCGGGCGACGTGGTGCAGGTGGTGGTGCTCCTCGGCTCCGCCGACTCCGTCGCCGACGGAGCGGTCCCGCCGCCCGCTTTCGAGCAGGATTCGGCCGTGTACCGCGGCGCGGATCTGTCGGCGCTCTGGCCCGAGGGGGAAACGGGTACGCGCGAGGAGCGCTGGAACCGTGAGAGACTCCGCGCCGATTCCCTCGCCGCGCTCCGCGACGAGGTGGCGCGCCTGCAGCAGACCATCGATCAGCTGCGAGGGGTGGACTCCGTCTCCACGGGCCCCGGGGGGCAGCCGTGA
- the mreD gene encoding rod shape-determining protein MreD has protein sequence MNLVVFGAVVLALLHFVLHVGFGFEAGAPDFATLGLLIAARELRVGSAAGAGFALGLLEDALNDLAFGASTIAMTVLGAAGSRSRDLFVGDSFTFVLIYLFAGKWVRDLIQWIITASELREPFERAMLIDSSAAALYLAVVGLALARLFGNRFDGGGAS, from the coding sequence GTGAACCTCGTGGTCTTCGGTGCCGTCGTGCTGGCCCTGCTGCACTTCGTGCTCCACGTCGGCTTCGGTTTCGAGGCGGGTGCGCCCGACTTCGCCACGCTCGGACTGCTGATCGCGGCGCGTGAACTCCGCGTGGGATCGGCGGCCGGGGCGGGCTTCGCCCTCGGACTCCTCGAAGACGCCCTGAACGACCTCGCGTTCGGCGCCAGCACGATCGCCATGACGGTGCTCGGTGCGGCGGGGTCGCGGTCGCGGGACCTCTTCGTCGGCGATTCCTTCACCTTCGTCCTGATCTACCTTTTCGCCGGCAAGTGGGTACGCGATCTCATCCAGTGGATCATCACCGCCTCGGAGCTCCGTGAACCCTTCGAGCGCGCCATGCTGATCGACTCGTCGGCCGCCGCCCTCTATCTGGCGGTGGTCGGACTCGCCCTCGCCCGACTCTTCGGCAACCGGTTCGACGGAGGAGGAGCCTCGTGA
- the mrdA gene encoding penicillin-binding protein 2 has protein sequence MKINHPLVRRRRARTVYGTLLALLGVLALAFFRVQVVRSSTYQLSAESNRLRPLDLPAPRGTVFDRNGRVIADNVPGWAITLLPAPVDSMVATLERLQEVLPHLAASRERLETEARDGRGLQPLVVDGDAAYEQVAALEERRSEFPGVFIETRPIRRYYGGAAVGHLMGYIGEIDGEELASEFYDREPYEQGLTVGKGVGIERQYEHLLQGVKGVRYVEVDARRRIVGDFAGIETRPAVPGQDIHLAIDLELQEWIHRIFPDSMMGAVVALDPADGNVLALYSAPSFDPNLFVGGIPDSTWNALNTDPRRPMYNKAVLGRFAPASPFKLAVAAMGLDLGVVRPDERMPQPCTGGFQYGRYWRCWDAGGHGDIDLLEAVQHSCDVYFYQLGLRIGLQRLLQESTDLGFSSTCGVDLPAESRGIFPQGLEFWEEAYGYAPNESEVLSLSIGQGPNSQTPLKMAQFYTALARDGSAPAPRIYPDGPAPERDPWRLDLSDEALAVLREGLRRVTALGGTAHMASLEHWDLFGKTGTGESNQSQAGLVDTDAWFAGMAGPRGGDPEIVIVVLVQSGGGGSSTAAPIMAKAADFYLRRKHGMEVDTIQTLREHIMTRGYPEWYQTILQDAERAVPVSGSGAGVDSAPDGGR, from the coding sequence GTGAAGATCAATCATCCCCTCGTTCGACGCCGCCGGGCCCGCACGGTGTACGGCACCCTCCTCGCGCTGCTCGGGGTGCTGGCGCTGGCCTTCTTCCGGGTGCAGGTCGTGCGCTCGAGCACCTATCAGCTCTCGGCCGAATCCAATCGCCTGCGGCCCCTCGACCTGCCGGCGCCGCGCGGCACCGTGTTCGACCGCAACGGCCGGGTGATCGCCGACAACGTGCCGGGATGGGCGATCACCCTCCTGCCGGCGCCCGTCGACTCGATGGTCGCCACCCTCGAGCGTCTTCAGGAGGTGCTCCCGCACCTGGCCGCCTCGCGGGAGCGGCTCGAGACGGAGGCCCGCGACGGGCGCGGGTTGCAGCCGCTGGTGGTGGATGGCGACGCCGCGTACGAACAGGTCGCGGCACTCGAGGAGCGACGCAGCGAGTTTCCCGGGGTGTTCATCGAGACCCGCCCGATCCGCCGCTACTACGGGGGCGCCGCCGTGGGGCATCTGATGGGTTACATCGGCGAGATCGACGGCGAGGAGCTCGCCTCGGAGTTCTACGACCGCGAGCCCTACGAGCAGGGGCTGACGGTGGGGAAGGGGGTGGGCATCGAGCGGCAGTACGAGCACCTGCTGCAGGGCGTGAAGGGGGTGCGCTACGTGGAGGTCGACGCCCGCCGGAGGATCGTGGGCGATTTCGCCGGCATCGAGACGCGGCCCGCCGTGCCCGGCCAGGACATTCACCTCGCCATCGATCTCGAGCTCCAGGAGTGGATCCACCGGATCTTTCCCGACTCGATGATGGGCGCGGTGGTGGCGCTCGATCCCGCCGACGGCAACGTGCTGGCGCTGTACTCGGCGCCCTCGTTCGACCCCAACCTCTTCGTGGGCGGCATTCCCGACTCCACCTGGAACGCGCTCAACACCGACCCGCGACGCCCGATGTACAACAAGGCGGTACTTGGACGGTTCGCACCGGCCTCGCCCTTCAAGCTGGCGGTGGCGGCGATGGGCCTCGACCTGGGTGTAGTCCGGCCCGACGAGCGCATGCCGCAGCCCTGTACGGGGGGCTTCCAGTACGGCCGATACTGGCGATGCTGGGATGCCGGTGGCCACGGCGACATCGATCTGCTGGAGGCGGTCCAGCACTCCTGCGACGTCTACTTCTATCAGCTCGGGCTCCGGATCGGTCTCCAGCGGCTGCTGCAGGAGTCGACCGACCTGGGGTTCTCCTCCACCTGCGGCGTCGATCTGCCGGCCGAGAGCCGCGGTATTTTCCCTCAAGGGCTCGAGTTCTGGGAGGAGGCGTACGGGTACGCTCCCAACGAGTCTGAGGTGCTGAGCCTCTCGATCGGACAGGGCCCGAACTCGCAGACGCCCCTCAAGATGGCGCAGTTCTACACCGCGCTGGCCCGCGACGGGTCGGCGCCGGCGCCCCGCATCTACCCCGACGGGCCGGCCCCGGAGCGCGACCCGTGGCGGCTCGATCTGAGCGACGAGGCCCTCGCCGTGCTGCGCGAGGGACTGCGCCGGGTGACGGCACTCGGAGGCACGGCCCACATGGCCTCGCTCGAGCACTGGGATCTGTTCGGCAAGACGGGCACCGGCGAGAGCAACCAGAGCCAGGCGGGGCTCGTGGACACCGACGCCTGGTTCGCCGGCATGGCCGGACCGCGCGGAGGCGATCCGGAGATCGTGATCGTCGTGCTCGTGCAGTCGGGCGGGGGCGGGTCGAGCACGGCCGCCCCCATCATGGCGAAGGCGGCCGATTTCTACCTCCGGCGGAAGCACGGCATGGAGGTGGACACGATCCAGACACTGCGCGAGCACATCATGACGCGCGGCTACCCGGAGTGGTACCAGACCATTCTGCAGGACGCGGAGCGGGCCGTGCCGGTGTCCGGTTCGGGCGCCGGGGTCGACTCCGCCCCCGACGGCGGGAGGTAG
- the rodA gene encoding rod shape-determining protein RodA, which yields MGGWFRKWSRDPQLVLGVAFLSLFGLAMIYSAGVTISPQRVVQVAWMRQLAWFVIALGTFTVLSRVPVAWLEWVAVPAYVMSLVLLAATLVIGSGVGTAAGTKSFIAIGPMRFQPAEVAKLATVLVLARYLASRGRSPSNLRDLVAPGVLAAVPLGLVLLQPDLGTAQAFVGILFATLFWAGTPVALLLLLASPVAALILAYNTIVWSVYIVIVMVALYLWRYRLYLYESAAVLLANFAAGTIARPLWDSMPAYQQNRILVFLDPQVDPRQAGYHIIQSKIAIGNGGLFGKGFLDGTQKRYDFLPEQHTDFIFSVVGEELGFLGVVVALLAFGWVMARLTHLASEAEDPFAGLVLMGIFGAWLVHIFVNVGMTVGVVPITGIPLPFVSYGGSFLLMSWVAVALAVRVGHDDDRVAA from the coding sequence TTGGGCGGGTGGTTTCGGAAGTGGTCGAGAGATCCCCAGCTCGTGCTCGGGGTGGCCTTCCTGTCGCTCTTCGGGCTGGCCATGATCTACTCCGCCGGGGTGACGATCTCGCCGCAACGGGTGGTGCAGGTGGCGTGGATGCGCCAGCTCGCCTGGTTCGTGATCGCCCTCGGCACCTTCACCGTACTGAGTCGGGTGCCGGTGGCGTGGCTCGAATGGGTGGCCGTGCCCGCGTATGTGATGAGTCTCGTGCTGCTCGCGGCCACTCTCGTGATCGGATCCGGGGTGGGCACCGCGGCGGGCACCAAGAGCTTCATCGCCATCGGCCCGATGCGCTTCCAGCCGGCGGAGGTGGCGAAGCTCGCCACGGTGCTGGTGCTGGCGCGGTACCTGGCCAGTCGCGGCCGCTCGCCGTCGAATCTCCGCGACCTGGTGGCGCCCGGCGTCCTCGCCGCCGTGCCGCTCGGCCTGGTGTTGCTGCAGCCCGACCTCGGCACTGCCCAGGCCTTCGTGGGCATCCTCTTCGCGACCCTCTTCTGGGCGGGCACCCCGGTGGCGCTGCTCCTGCTGCTCGCGAGTCCGGTCGCCGCCCTGATCCTGGCCTACAACACGATCGTCTGGTCGGTCTACATCGTGATCGTGATGGTGGCGCTCTACCTGTGGCGTTACCGGCTCTACCTGTACGAATCGGCCGCGGTGCTGCTGGCCAACTTCGCGGCGGGCACCATCGCGCGTCCGCTGTGGGACTCCATGCCGGCGTACCAGCAGAACCGGATCCTGGTGTTCCTCGACCCCCAGGTGGACCCGCGCCAGGCGGGCTACCACATCATCCAGTCGAAGATCGCGATCGGAAACGGGGGGCTCTTCGGCAAGGGGTTTCTCGACGGCACGCAGAAGCGGTACGACTTTCTGCCCGAGCAGCACACCGACTTCATCTTCAGCGTGGTGGGCGAGGAGCTCGGGTTTCTCGGTGTGGTGGTCGCGCTGCTCGCCTTCGGTTGGGTGATGGCGCGGTTGACGCACCTCGCGTCGGAGGCGGAGGATCCCTTTGCCGGCCTCGTGCTCATGGGTATCTTCGGGGCCTGGCTGGTGCACATTTTCGTCAACGTCGGAATGACCGTCGGCGTCGTTCCGATCACCGGGATCCCCCTGCCGTTCGTGAGCTACGGGGGGTCCTTTCTCTTGATGTCGTGGGTGGCCGTGGCCCTGGCGGTCCGCGTCGGCCACGACGACGATCGAGTCGCCGCCTGA
- the accD gene encoding acetyl-CoA carboxylase, carboxyltransferase subunit beta yields the protein MAWFRKDKKPLKAEDKRDVPADVFEKCEGCGEILYREKLAQNLNVCPHCGFHLRITADQYRALLIDEGTFTEMDAHLRSGDPLGFVDLKAYPDRVRAAEKKVGRGDAVLTGTGALHGIDVSVAIMDFRFIGGSMGSVVGEKIARAGRAAEERGCPFLIVSASGGARMMEGIYSLMQMAKTSAVLARLHEAGIPYISILTDPTTGGVTASYAMLGDVQLSEPGALIGFAGPRVIEETIKQELPRGFQRAEFLKEHGMVDRIVDRRRLKGTIALILRHMRNDWPAEPGAAVVGGGE from the coding sequence ATGGCCTGGTTCCGAAAGGACAAGAAGCCCCTCAAGGCGGAGGACAAGCGCGACGTTCCCGCCGATGTCTTCGAGAAGTGCGAGGGGTGCGGAGAGATCCTCTATCGCGAGAAGCTGGCGCAGAACCTCAACGTCTGCCCGCACTGCGGATTCCACCTCCGGATCACCGCCGACCAGTACCGGGCCCTGCTCATCGACGAAGGCACCTTCACCGAGATGGACGCCCACCTGCGCAGCGGAGACCCGCTCGGGTTCGTCGATCTGAAGGCCTATCCCGATCGGGTCCGGGCCGCCGAGAAGAAGGTCGGACGCGGCGACGCCGTGCTCACCGGTACGGGAGCGCTGCACGGCATCGACGTGTCGGTGGCCATCATGGATTTCCGATTCATCGGCGGGTCGATGGGCTCCGTGGTGGGGGAGAAGATCGCGCGAGCCGGCCGGGCGGCCGAAGAGCGCGGCTGCCCCTTCCTGATCGTGAGCGCCTCGGGCGGCGCCCGCATGATGGAGGGCATCTATTCGCTCATGCAGATGGCCAAGACCTCGGCGGTGCTCGCGCGGCTTCACGAGGCGGGCATTCCCTACATCTCGATCCTGACCGACCCCACCACGGGTGGCGTGACGGCCAGCTACGCCATGCTGGGCGACGTACAGCTGTCGGAGCCGGGTGCCCTGATCGGCTTCGCCGGACCGCGCGTGATCGAGGAGACCATCAAGCAGGAGCTGCCCCGGGGATTCCAGCGCGCCGAGTTCCTCAAGGAGCACGGCATGGTCGACCGCATCGTCGATCGCCGCCGTCTCAAGGGTACCATCGCGCTGATCCTCCGCCACATGCGCAACGACTGGCCCGCCGAGCCGGGCGCCGCCGTGGTCGGCGGCGGGGAGTGA
- a CDS encoding folylpolyglutamate synthase/dihydrofolate synthase family protein — MTALGGELRDAAPDRLDRPFNDPLFERLFPPLPAGVHWGLERVASALADLGHPERRAPALHVGGTNGKGSVASTCAAVLETAGRRTGLYTSPHLCSVRERFQVAGRPLSEARLVELADEIRPTVVAHGLTFFEAATVLAFHAFAAEGVEVQVIEVGLGGRLDATNVLVPAACALTNVALDHADFLGNTLEAIAREKAGIIKAGVPVVTAETAPELLAIFREVAEARGAPLTALDPAAELTEVEVERDHTAFTLDTSAWGALRLTTPLVGRHQAANAALAVQLLERLPEALRPSAEQVKSGVASVRWPGRDQIEVIDGTTWLLDVAHNVAGIQSLVTVLDRLRLPEPRVAVVGVLGDKEWRRMLPPLLRRVERAVLTQPPSAPDTRRWDPDEAMAALAGVADAGAPTSVEADFERALDRAREAAGRGTVVVTGSCHTVGDALRALGRVPFGMASS; from the coding sequence GTGACGGCACTCGGCGGCGAGCTGCGCGACGCGGCCCCGGACCGGCTCGACCGACCCTTCAACGATCCGCTCTTCGAGCGCCTGTTCCCGCCGCTGCCGGCGGGGGTGCACTGGGGGCTCGAGCGGGTGGCGTCGGCCCTCGCGGATCTCGGCCACCCCGAGCGCCGCGCGCCGGCGCTGCATGTGGGGGGCACCAACGGCAAGGGATCGGTGGCGTCCACCTGCGCCGCAGTGCTGGAGACGGCCGGACGGCGGACCGGGCTCTACACCTCGCCCCACCTCTGCTCCGTGCGCGAGCGTTTCCAGGTGGCCGGACGCCCGCTGAGCGAGGCGCGCCTGGTGGAGCTGGCCGACGAGATCCGTCCGACCGTGGTGGCGCACGGCCTCACCTTCTTCGAGGCGGCGACGGTGCTGGCCTTCCACGCCTTCGCGGCCGAGGGGGTGGAGGTGCAGGTGATCGAGGTCGGGCTGGGAGGGCGCCTCGACGCCACCAACGTGCTGGTGCCCGCCGCCTGCGCGCTCACCAACGTCGCCCTCGATCACGCCGACTTCCTCGGAAACACCCTCGAGGCGATCGCGCGGGAGAAGGCGGGGATCATCAAGGCCGGAGTGCCGGTGGTCACCGCCGAGACCGCCCCGGAGCTGCTCGCGATCTTTCGGGAGGTGGCCGAGGCGAGGGGGGCCCCGTTGACGGCGCTCGACCCCGCCGCCGAGCTGACCGAAGTGGAGGTGGAGCGCGATCACACCGCCTTCACCCTCGACACCTCGGCCTGGGGCGCGCTGCGCCTGACCACGCCCCTCGTCGGGCGCCACCAGGCGGCCAACGCGGCCCTCGCCGTGCAGCTGCTCGAGCGGCTGCCGGAGGCGCTGCGCCCTTCGGCGGAGCAGGTGAAGTCCGGGGTGGCCTCGGTGCGGTGGCCCGGGCGAGATCAGATCGAGGTGATCGACGGCACCACCTGGCTCCTCGACGTGGCCCACAACGTGGCCGGGATCCAGTCGCTGGTGACGGTGCTCGATCGCCTGCGACTGCCCGAGCCCCGCGTGGCGGTGGTGGGGGTGCTCGGCGACAAGGAGTGGCGGCGCATGCTGCCCCCGCTCCTGCGGCGGGTGGAGCGGGCGGTGCTGACCCAGCCGCCCTCCGCGCCCGATACCCGCCGGTGGGATCCGGACGAGGCGATGGCGGCCCTGGCCGGAGTGGCCGACGCGGGGGCGCCGACCTCGGTCGAGGCCGACTTCGAGCGCGCCCTCGACCGGGCCCGCGAAGCGGCGGGGCGGGGCACGGTGGTGGTGACGGGATCCTGTCACACCGTCGGCGACGCCCTGCGCGCGCTCGGGCGGGTTCCGTTCGGAATGGCCTCCTCCTAG
- the hisS gene encoding histidine--tRNA ligase has translation MAANEFSRLPGFRDFPPEEFALRNHLFEAWRRVSVRYGFQQYDGPPLEALELYVEKSGSEIVDQLYNFTDKGDREVAMRPEMTPSLARILGERSRAMPKPIRWFAIPQLFRYERQQRGRLREHFQWNVDIVGEGGVAADAEVLAVALDGLREVGLGPNDVRARVSDRRLLAALMRSAGVADDRLLAAFSVVDKIEREERDRSRDRLVAEAGLTAEAAESILGLFDDPGLDAVRARFGDREEVAEALERFDDYLATLQALGFGDFVDFDLTIVRGLAYYTGIVFEVFDARGELRAVCGGGRYDRLLELVGGEPLPAVGFGMGDVVLTELLKDLDRLPETGRSVDWFVVVIGDLRDRALDVARRLRERGDSVAYALRSQAVRKQFKAAESEGARRVIVLAPDEVARGEAVVRDMATGDERPIRLDTLEFVGGS, from the coding sequence ATGGCTGCCAACGAATTCTCCCGTCTGCCGGGCTTCCGCGATTTTCCCCCCGAGGAGTTCGCTCTCCGAAACCATCTGTTCGAAGCCTGGCGTCGGGTGTCGGTGCGGTACGGCTTCCAGCAGTACGACGGTCCTCCCCTGGAGGCCCTCGAGCTGTACGTGGAGAAGAGCGGTTCGGAGATCGTCGATCAGCTCTACAACTTCACCGACAAGGGCGATCGCGAGGTGGCCATGCGGCCCGAGATGACGCCGTCGCTGGCGCGCATCCTGGGGGAGCGCAGCCGCGCGATGCCCAAGCCCATCCGATGGTTCGCCATCCCCCAGCTGTTCCGCTACGAGCGTCAGCAGCGGGGGCGCCTCCGCGAGCACTTCCAGTGGAACGTCGACATCGTGGGCGAGGGCGGGGTGGCCGCCGACGCCGAGGTGCTCGCCGTGGCGCTCGACGGATTGCGCGAAGTGGGCCTCGGCCCGAACGACGTGCGGGCCCGCGTGTCGGATCGGCGCCTGCTCGCCGCGCTCATGCGGAGTGCCGGAGTGGCCGACGACCGGCTGCTCGCGGCCTTCTCGGTGGTCGACAAGATCGAGCGCGAGGAGCGGGATCGCAGCCGCGACCGCCTCGTGGCGGAGGCCGGCCTGACCGCCGAAGCGGCCGAGTCGATCCTCGGGCTCTTCGACGACCCCGGCCTCGATGCCGTGCGCGCGCGCTTCGGCGACCGCGAGGAGGTGGCCGAGGCGCTCGAGCGATTCGACGACTATCTCGCCACCCTGCAGGCTCTCGGCTTCGGCGACTTCGTCGACTTCGACCTCACCATCGTGCGCGGGCTCGCGTACTACACCGGCATCGTCTTCGAAGTGTTCGACGCCCGGGGCGAGCTGCGAGCCGTGTGCGGCGGGGGGCGCTACGACCGGCTGCTGGAGCTGGTGGGAGGCGAGCCGCTGCCGGCCGTCGGCTTCGGCATGGGCGACGTGGTGCTCACCGAGCTTCTGAAGGATCTCGACCGCCTTCCCGAGACCGGGCGTTCGGTCGACTGGTTCGTGGTGGTGATCGGCGACCTTCGCGACCGAGCGCTCGACGTCGCTCGGCGACTGCGCGAGCGGGGAGACTCGGTCGCCTACGCGCTGCGAAGCCAGGCCGTGCGCAAGCAGTTCAAGGCCGCCGAGAGCGAGGGGGCGCGCCGCGTGATCGTGCTGGCCCCCGACGAGGTGGCGCGAGGCGAGGCCGTGGTTCGCGACATGGCTACCGGAGACGAGCGGCCGATCCGGCTCGACACCCTCGAGTTCGTCGGCGGGTCGTGA